A window of Argopecten irradians isolate NY chromosome 14, Ai_NY, whole genome shotgun sequence contains these coding sequences:
- the LOC138307189 gene encoding WD repeat-containing protein 73-like, translated as MSKTMVDDADDWLFDSISLYQNLFMYDLQHGITAMNWTDEKNVCIATSHGKKHELAELRLPEKLLQTRQEEAGLIKNRDFSMNAGCYCPHQIRCLSSVPNSRVVATSPNTEACTIQFWQLGSDETDVIRNISTIENSHSKGSPAHITPVPGSNQMMFGSHLDNLCVVDSSTGQTDYKDIHRTERISSMGFTDANTLICCCQDTGDLVTFDLREEKVIHEHKNTSSGDQEHFWTCAVTKSCVYKLSSAGEVRKVDKNAWNKDIGRWQTALNPGFSGSDYLKISVSPTNEDTVYISGFDSNVYLFKLPVASDSEGNTEQLVPKPSFKHEGHLQNASLCSMDSDKMLLTTVSHLVHPSSD; from the exons ATATCAGaatttatttatgtatgatCTTCAACATGGCATAACTGCTATGAATTGGACAGATGAGAAAA ATGTGTGCATAGCTACATCCCATGGTAAGAAACATGAGTTGGCAGAACTACGACTTCCTGAGAAACTTCTCCAAACCCGACAGGAGGAAGCA GGTTTGATAAAGAACAGAGATTTCTCTATGAATGCAGGCTGTTACTGCCCCCATCAGATACGTTGTCTCAGTAGTGTCCCTAACTCAAG AGTGGTAGCAACAAGTCCAAACACTGAAGCATGTACAATACAGTTTTGGCAGCTTGGCAGTGATGAAACAG ATGTGATTAGAAATATCTCAACAATTGAAAACAGTCATAGTAAAGG GAGCCCCGCCCATATCACACCAGTACCTGGCAGTAATCAGATGATGTTTGGATCTCACCTGGACAATCTGTGTGTGGTGGACAGTAGCACTGGACAGACAGACTACAAAG ACATCCACAGAACTGAGAGAATTAGCTCTATGGGGTTCACAGATGCCAACACCCTGATATGCTGTTGTCAAGACACTGGTGACCTTGTAACCTTTGACCTGAGGGAAGAAAAGGTCATACATGAACATAAGAACACTTCTTCTGGAGATCAGGAACATTTTTGGACATGTGCTGTGACAAAATCATGTGTTTATAAATTATCCTCAGCTGGCGAAGTTCGAAAGGTGGATAAAAATGCCTGGAATAAGGATATTGGTCGATGGCAGACGGCATTAAATCCAGGATTTTCAGGATCCGATTACCTCAAAATTAGT GTCTCACCTACAAATGAAGACACTGTTTATATATCAG GATTTGACAGCAATGTGTATTTATTCAAATTACCTGTGGCATCCGACTCTGAAGGGAATACTGAACAACTAGTACCCAAACCGTCTTTCAAACATGAAGGTCATTTGCAGAATGCATCTCTCTGTTCAATGGACTCTGACAAAATGTTGTTGACAACGGTCAGCCATCTTGTACATCCCAGTTCGGACTGA